The following are from one region of the Littorina saxatilis isolate snail1 linkage group LG2, US_GU_Lsax_2.0, whole genome shotgun sequence genome:
- the LOC138955486 gene encoding mitochondrial glycine transporter B-like — translation MFYMLADRKTVMQMKELPSTPSSDSDLKLRKDLKKRMEAALSSPVAKSFMAGALSGSISTLLLQPLDLVKTRLQMSVNIGSNMGMMNVAISVVRQDTFFGLWHGVWPSLTRCAPGVGIYFATLHYLRSNFGSSNPRALESLCMGMTARCIAGFLILPVTVIKTRYESGTFHYRGMANALALTYKNEGLRGLYSGLAPTLLRDVPFSGIYLMFYTYLKTYNQPCRFGAGLEPLVDFCNGLLGGALASFVTQPADVIKTTMQLNPEKYRHFRTVLPYIYQVGGIQGFWRGIVPRTLRRTLMTALAWTVFEEIMRRCSLK, via the exons ATGTTTTACATGCTGGCTGATCGGAAAACGGTGATGCAAATGAAGGAATTACCTTCAACGCCTTCCTCTGATTCTGACCTGAAACTTCGAAaagatctgaaaaaaaggatggaGGCTGCTCTTTCG TCACCAGTAGCAAAGTCATTCATGGCAGGAGCATTGAGTGGGTCCATCTCCACACTGCTGCTCCAGCCCCTTGACCTGGTCAAAACTCGACTTCAAATGTCAGTCAATATTGG GTCCAACATGGGCATGATGAATGTGGCCATCAGTGTTGTCCGACAGGACACGTTTTTTGGACTCTGGCATGGAGTCTGGCCG TCTCTAACCAGATGTGCCCCCGGAGTTGGAATTTACTTTGCCACTCTTCATTATCTGAGGTCAAATTTTGG GAGTTCAAATCCCAGAGCCCTGGAGTCACTGTGCATGGGAATGACTGCTCGTTGTATCGCAGGCTTCCTCATCTTGCCAGTCACTGTCATCAAAACTCGTTACGAG agtggaacATTCCATTACCGTGGAATGGCAAATGCATTAGCATTGACATACAAGAATGAAGGATTGAGAG GTTTATACAGTGGCCTAGCACCCACCTTGTTGCGTGACGTTCCTTTTTCTGGTATCTACCTCATGTTCTACACCTATCTCAAGACCTACAACCAGCCTT GTAGGTTTGGGGCTGGGCTGGAACCACTGGTAGACTTCTGCAATGGGTTGTTGGGGGGTGCCCTGGCTTCCTTTGTCACGCAGCCAGCTGATGTCATCAAAACCACCATGCAGCTCAACCCAGAGAAATATCGCCACTTCAGGACGGTCCTCCCCTACATATATCAG GTGGGGGGCATACAAGGGTTCTGGCGAGGCATAGTCCCACGAACACTGCGCCGAACACTCATGACGGCCTTGGCGTGGACAGTTTTTGAAGAG ATAATGAGACGCTGCAGTCTGAAGTAA